The nucleotide window GCCCTGCTCTCTGTTGATTTACTACTCCTTGTTTCCATGCTCACTGCTCCCAGGACCCTCTACTTCCTTTTCCACAGCCTGGCTTGACACGTACTTTTACACTGGGCCACACTGGTAGAGCCATCAAAGTCAGTGCTTGTGTTTCCCGGGCAGCGCGTACAGAAGTTCTGTCGGAAGTCAGGCTGATAGGAGCCCATGGCACAGCGGATACAGCGATGGATGCTGGTGTTGTAGTAGTGCCCTGGGGAGCATTGGACTACAGCAAGGGGGAAAGGCAAAAATCAAGATGGTGGGCTGATGGGAGTTCTGGGGCATGGGGTGGGCAGGATACGTTCACCATGGAGAGTCAGGAGATTAATGACACCAAGTTTTCTTCCAGCGTCCCAACCTTCCCAGTCATGCCAGAATTTAAGCCCAGGGAAAAACAAAGTTTACAGAGTGTTTGGCTATAGTGCCAATCCTTTTCTTTCAGACATTGAGTATAGTGTCAAACCTATACAGAACCTCATTTAGAGTATGGAAGGGAATGTACCACTAACTACAGTTCTCCACAGCAGAGGGTTAAGTGGGACTGTTAATTATTTCTCAATTCCTAGGCTTGGGACTGGTGGAGGGCTAGAATGGTTCCTAGGAGCAAGACGGTAtgattttcctggtttggggaaaaTGGTGGGGCAACGTAGGTCTAACTCTAGGGACTTGGAGAGGTTTTTGGAAGTTGGGATTGGGGTGTCCCCCAATGGAGTAAGTAGCTCACTCACCTTTGGTATCACAGTCTTGGAAAGAGATGGCCCCCTCATGCTTGGTAGTGAGGCCTCCACCACATGGGAAGCATAGGGTCCGTCCTGCTTCAGGTTGGTAGGTACCACGTGGACATGGctggcagggcttgaacccatctACAGAATGATGGCCAGGTGGGCACTGACCTGCAGTGAATCAAGGACCCAACTCTAATGGGGATGGTCCTGAGTCATTCCCATGGGTCACCCAATCTCTACCATGGGGACAATGGTATACAAACAGGATGTCAACTAGAGAGTGGCCTGGAGCCTAGGCTTGCCCTTTGGGAAATCCCATGCCATGGTGTCCCAGTGCCCACCCTGCCCCATTCTATATTGTTTGTTCCCCTGGCACCTGCACATGTGGTGACGTTGGTGGCTCCGAGAGGCCCGTGGGCATCACTTCCAGGGCAAAGGTCACAGGAGAGCTGCCCTTCTCTCTCCTGGAAGGTGCCCGCTGGGCATGGCACACACTGCTCCGTCTGGCCGTGGTAATACGTTCCCTGCGGGCAGCTGACTGAGGGAGAGTCGGCCGCGCTAGCCACCCACCCCCCATTTCCCACCACCCAGGTTTGGGACTCCCCTTTCCACTCCCCCAGATTCAGGGAGAATCTTTTTATCAAGGAACAAATAGAGCCCTGGCTGTGGGGAATGGGGAGGGTTGCCAGCCCTGCCTGGTATCCTTTTAGATTTCAGCCTGAGACCCGGGAAGGAATGATGATGGGAAGAAAAGTCTTAGCAGTTTTGTAATTTAAAAGACCTAACTGAGGCCCACCATGGGCCTTCCCCGTTCTCCTGTACCTCAGCAAGCTTCCTTACCACACTTGGCCCCAGCACGGTGCTGTCCGGGCCTGCAGGACTCCATCAGCTCTGCTCGCTCCCCAGCTACCAGGCCTGGTTTGTGGGCCAGCTCATAATCAAGGCCTGCCAGGCGCAGCAGGAAGCGGTCCTGGTTGATGGACTTCCTGAGCATCTTCAGGGACCCTTTTAGCCGCCTTTCCATCCGTTGTCGGAGGCAGGGCAGCCCACAGGCAGCTGGCAGTAGATAGGAGTGTGcatcagagaaggaagaaaaggaaagaatggctgtgagcaggagggcaggagagtAGGGCTGAGAGGTAGGAGGGGCATGGTAAGAGGGACTTGCTGTCAGGCTTGGCAGTAGGCAGGATCTCCCCCTAGTACaggctccctcccttccttttgctGCTGAGACCTGTGTTTCCTCTACCAATGCCCTCTTCTTTCAGCCCTCCTCCCAACAGTGCCCCAGTCTTACCTGTGGTTTCTTCAGTTCTGACCTCTGCCTCCAGTTCCAGGGTGAGCCGGGTGACCTCCTTGCCTGGAGGGGTCCGGGCCCGCCGGCCCTTGCCCTTCCGAGAGGAGTCACACTTGAGGTGGATGAATGTGACCTGGCAGTCAGAGCAGGGGGCACCACCTGGGGAAAAGGTCTTGTCAACCCCGAGGATACCCCTAGTGACATGGAAAGTTCTTATTGCCAGTTCTCACTGCTTCACCCCAACCCAGACAGACCTCACCAGATCTCTGACTGCTACTGTCTCAATCCTCTTTTAGTCTAGGATACAAATTACTTGATGGAGGGGAATATCCTGGGACTTCCTGGGTCCAGTGCCTACAACTGTTTTTCCCCCAGCTCTGTCCAGAGTTCAGGGTGCTAGTGGGTTTTTGGAAGCGATCTTGCCAAGCAGAGGAGCTGAGGGGTGGGGAAAGTTTGGTGGCCAGACATCCCATTGGAACGGGGTCCCCAGTCCAGACCTGGCCCTGGGATTTTGCCGGCCTCTTCCATTTTGCCTTTGTTTCGCAGGTGTAGACGGCATTTGGCATCCTTGATCTTGAAGGAGGCTCGCTGTTTAACCGACAACACTGCAGCCTCTAGAGGGATGGTAGAAGCTCAGCACAGCATGGGGGGGTTATGGGGAAGGGGGTGCTGTGGAGAGTGTTGAGAAACTGGAAAATAGGCTAGGGATTTGGCTGGGGAAGTGGGATTGCAGAAGCCAAGGTGATGAGATGTtaggggcagagagagaaagatagcAGGGCTGGATGGTTACAGGCGAAGAAGGGGATccaggaaaaaggaagagaaaaataagaggtTAATACAAGACAGCAGGGTGAAAACAAGACTTGTGGGCTGGTGCTCACCATGGCAGTGGTTGGAGCTTGTGCTGTTCCCGGTGTGGCTGGCTCGGGATGGAGCAGCTCTGGGGCTGGGCGTGCCACAGCTCACTGTGAAGCCATTCTCAGACTCTGAGAGAAGGGGCCTGTCATGGTTCTGACCTGCCCTCCCAACCCCAAACTGGCTGGAGGGATCCAAGGAGAGCAGAGGAGCTGCTCAAATAGCACCAgccttccctcttttctcccccAAAGCCCTCCAGCACTCTCTTCCCATGTACCTGGTGAAAACCTGGCTCGGGAGGGACAGGTCAGGGCGCAGGTGTCCTTCTTGCCAGATCGGTTGCAGCTGAGCATGGCTTTCAAGGCCCCAGGACTTCCCTGACACTTCACTGGCTctaggaaggggagagaggcctGAGGAAAAGGTGTGTTAGtttcccacccctctctccctcaGTTGGGTAATTTGGAGGAAGAGAATCAGCTACATGCAGAACTACTGTACCCATGAACGCTGAGGAAGGGATTTTTTTTACTAGCAACTTCATCCCCCGAAACAGTGGTGTCAGCTTTGGCCAGCAGAGGGCACTGCCCACCTGTGCAATCTTTGCCGTTCCAGTGCAGCCTGCCCTGGCCTGCTGGGCAGGTACACTGGTAGCTGCCTGGAGTGTTGATGCAGCCAAAGCGGCAACCTCCCCGGTTGATGCTGCATTCGTCCACATCTAGGGGAAGGGGTCGAGAGACACACAAAGGACTAGCACATGAGTAAGGATCTTTGATTAGAGTTCCAGGCACCCTGTGTTATGTAAGATGACTAGGTCCTTGAGATCTATTGTATAACATTAGgcctatagttaataatactatagcatgggcggcgcctgtggctcagtcagtaaggcgccggccccatataccgagggtggtgggttcaaacccagccccggccaaactgcaaccaaaaaatagctgggcgttgtggcgggcgcctgtagtcccagctgctcgggaggctcaggcaagagaatcgcttaagtccaggagttggaggttgctgtgagctgtgtgaggccatggcactctaccgagggccataaagtgagactctgtctctacaaaaaaaaaaaataataataatactatagCATACCCTTAAAAATTTAAGTGGATAGATCTCATGTTAAATATTCTTACAagtaaaaaaaagtttcaaaagcaTTCCATATACCCCAAGATGACTACTGGCCCGAGAAGAGCTCAAACCTCCtcacctgggtggcgcctgtggctcaaggagtagggcactggccccatataccagagatggtgggttcaaacccggccctggccaaaaactacaaaaaaaaaaaacaccccaaactGCTCACCTTATCTCTGTGTCCAAAGGAATACTTGAGAAGGGGTCAAGCTGACCAGCTTTTTAAAAGCCTTCCACTCCTACCTACTGTTGGGACTGTCATTTGGGAACTGAGGATAAGGGTCCAGAGACAGTGATGAGGATGGGAGATAGGAATTTTGGAGGCACGATACTATTCCTTAATGCCCCAGTCTCCCAGTTGGCCTTCAGAAGCTATCTTAATTCCTATTTCATCACAATAAATGTAGACATGGCACATGCACTCAGGTATTACACATAGCCACAAGCCAGTTCAGAGGAGGTCAGAGAGGACAGAGTGCCAGGGGGCTGCAAGCTTGCTAGCTTACCCCCACAGTGGGTGACACCATACAGCAGATAGCCACGATGGCAGAGACACTGGAAGCTTCCTGGTGTATTGACACATATGTGATCACAGGTTCGATCAAAAGAGCATTCGTCTATATCTGAAAGAGCAAAGATTCAGGACACTTTATCTGTCTTGAGGCATCTGACCCTTGCTCAGGAGAAGGGCTCAAGTGGGGGGCCTCTCTGGCTTGAATTGAACGAGGTCCTACTCATCGCCCACCTCTAGGATCAGTGAGTGACCAATGCTGATCCATCCTCTATGCACTTGGAGTCCTTGGAGTTAGGAACTGCAAAATCTGGTGCCTATGGATCAGGGCCACTATGTATGGTTAGGCAGATCATACTCTGCAAGGACATGGGGACACTCCTTGCCAAGTTTAGTGCTTTAGCATGGAGCTCCTCtgtccagagcagtggttctcaaacttcctgatgccacagccctttaatacagttcctgtgggttgagacctgCAGGAACCGCCGTTCTAGAGGAAGGTGTACTAATGGTTAGTTTGCAGGACAACACTGGCTATAGAGACTCTCTACagtgtctgttggagtttctaaGACTTTGGGCCTGGGCCTCTGGCCTTTTTAAGCTCTCCAACCCCAAGAACATCTCACAAGGATTTCACGTTGGTCCAAACCTGCTCACCCTGGCAGTTCCTTTCATTGATGAGAAGCTTATAACCTTTCTTGCAGCTGCATTCGAAACTGCCCACTGTGTTGCGGCAAATGTGGTCACAACCCCCATTGTTCAAGCGGCACTCATCTATGTCTAGAGAAGCAGGAAAAAGCAGAATGAAAGATAACGAAGGCTGAGAACAAACAGACaagttccctccctccctcacagaaacagaaaaatcaaggAGAACCCTGGGCCTGCCTCTTCTGACGCCTTtctcactctgtctccatttcttttgttttcagggGGTCTGTGGCCATTAGTAATACTCTCTCTTCTGGGATTGAGTCTCTTAGAAGGGACAGATGGGAACAAGATTCAGGTCCTCAGGGAATTGTCCAGAGCAGGGAGCAGGTGGCCATTTGACCTACAGGGCTAGTCAATGCCCCTTACTCTCCAGCTAATGGCCATTCTCAAGAGACCTGGTGGATAGGGTTATCTTTTTTCTGTCCCTCATCCCTGTCACAGGGGCCCTATTAAGAGACCTGGGTAGGGGGGAGCCAAGGAGAGGTGGAGAATCAAAAGGGAGGAGGAGCTGGGACACAGGCCAGGCAGGGAGGACCTCCCGGAGAGCCAGGGAGGCTGGAGAGTTAATGGGGGAGGGCTGGGGGCCAGGCACGGGGCTGGGCTAGGAGAGGTCTGGAGAGACTCAGGCCTGAGGCGGCTTTCAGCACTAGTAAAGGAAAGAGGGGCGGGTGAATGGCTTCCTTCCTGAGGTCAAGTTCTCTAAGCTGGTGGCAGACAGGACCCAGGCTAACTCACCCCTAGTTGGGGGAAGGGGGCAGGGAAGGCAGCCTTCCACTTCACTCTTAGCATACCTGTCAACAGTCCTTCCCAGCAGGAAACCTCTGACTCTGGCAGGCTGACCCACTGCCccagccctccccttcctcttgcAGCTATTGAGCCAAAAGACACAAAGGAGACCAGTCCTCCTTCCAGTCCCTACTCCTTGTGACCAGGGGACACAGACCTGATGAATCATATTTGAAGTATGGTatcctccctctttttctcctcccacttccccatCATCCCCCAGACATAGCTAATTAAAATAAGTGGAAATAGGATGGATGGCTTGGGAAATTGTCCTGGAGAGACAGCAAATACAAAGTGTTTACCATTTGCCAAGCACTATCCTAAATACTTTCTATATAATActccatttaatcctcacaacatgTCTGTGAAACAAGCactgtggggaaactgaggcatggggcCATTAAGCAACATGCCTAGGATCACAGAGCTAGTAacaggcagagctgggatctgAGCTCCAGTAGCTAGGCTCCAGCATCAGTGCTCTTAACTGCTATTTTATTCTCCTTTTGGCCAGAACAGCCTTTCTAAGGGGAGAGATCATTTCCCCTGAGCCCACTAGAAAAGGCTGAGGAAAGTGGGTTAAAAAGGTTATGGAACACACCTGTGACCTCATACATGCAGGACTCAAATATCTTTTCAGACCCAGGGACAAATGTGAATTCCATGTTCATTAACTAAGAGGGTGACCAGAAATGAGAGCAGGAAAACAAGGTAGAGGAGGGGCAAGGGCACTAAGGAAATAGCTGGACCGTTGTGCTTCTTGAACTGAGATGGGACAGGTGGACAGGAGAAAACCCTTAGCAATGTCCTCTAAAAGTTCTCTATAAGAACCTCTATAGAGTTCTCTATAAGAAGGGAGTTGAGGAGATATGGTCCTCAACTCTGTGGGCCAGATAGGTGTCCTGTCTCTGGTCCCAATGTCAATCCCTTACCAAAGGTCCCTGTGCTCCTATCTTCTCAAAGTCCTTACCTTTGCAGGTCTTCCTGTCTGGCTGCAGCATGAAGCCCACAGGACAGCTGCAGTGGACACCAGTTGCTGCATCATGGCACTTACTGTCGCATCCCCCGTTGTTGACAGCACAGGTTTCTGTTCAAGAGGGAAGAGGGGGATGGTAACCAGGTTACTGGTCTGGAACAGTCCCAAACTCGGAGGGTAGTAGAGACCACGGAGGCCTGAGGGAAGGCCTTAGCTACCTCCCTGTGCTTTAGAAGGAGCATTGAGTGGAGGGAGGTTCCCAGCCCCCTTCATCCCGTCACTCCCAACCCCCATCCCCTCACAAGTGCAGCCAAGCAGTCCACTTCCCTGCCCCCTACTTGATTGAAACAAGGTGGACAGCAGTGAGGCAGGTACAAGCCAGAGCTGTCAGGCAGGAATGTGCTGAGGGGGTGGAGGAGGTGAGGGGAGCAGGGAAGGATGGGAGCCAAGTGAGGGTGGTTCTGCCTGCCAGGGAGCCAGAAAGGGCAAACAGGagtttccttctctttccacTGACCATCTCTTTGATAGGTGAGTGGGGGTCATGGTGGGAAACTGTACTATAGGTAGGTTGGAAAGAGTGAGCCTGGCCATTCCTGACAGCTGAGGGATGCTCATCCATTtatcttccccttcctccctgcccagcAGTCTTAAGAAAAATCTCAGTTCCAAGCCTAACTGCTCATTCTCAGAGGAGAAAGCACAACTAGGGTGATCTTCAACTGTTCCCAAACCCTTTTTAGTTCCAGATGTAAGTAAGCTGGTGTTCTGTTGTTTTACTTTACTAATGGGGAGACAGTGTGTAGGTGAGGGGAGGGGGCAAAAGAAGAAGAAtccagaggagaaggaagggtaTAAAAAAGTCCGTGGAAGAGAGAACCTCAGAGCTAGTCCAAACCTGAATGCTTACTTCTGCTAAGTCTCTTCTGTGGCTCCCTCTTGATTGGAAAATTTTCCCTTCACTGAAAGATCAGAGTTGAGAGAGTATGGATGGGTCACTCTATTTTATGAAttcagagcagaagaaaaacatgtttaaacAGCAGCTTGAGAGGATCAGGCAAGTCCAAGGAAAAACCATTAGCTCAAATAGAGAAAGGCCCTGACGTAGAGACGGTGGAGGTGTTGTGGATGGTCCTCTAGAGGGCCTAGAATTTTCCCACTAGGAGAGAGGATCCCAAGGTCTCTGCTAGGGAAGAGAGGAAAGTAGATTTCAGAATCAAGGGAACTGAATGAGGAAAGCACTGGTCAGCGCTGTCATCTTCTTGGATACCTGACTCCTACCATTCAGGCCCAAACTTTATCTCTAATGACAGCAGCAAGGCCAGGGGTCCAGAAGAAACCCAGCTCTGCCTGTGGGTCACTGGCCATCCCCTAGTCTTTTTAATATCCAGGTTTGGGAGCAGCTCAACTGGAGTGGgatctctttttctattttttgtttttgagacagagtctcactatgtcacccttggtagaatgctgtggcgtcacaactcacagaaacctcaaactcttgggcttaagcgattctcttgcctcagcctcccaagtagctaggtctacaacactcggctattttattattgttgttgtcattgttgtttagcaggcctgggctgggttccaaccccccagccctggtgcatgtggctggcaccctaaccactgagctacgggcactgagcctggagtGGGATCTCTTCAGAGTGATTCCCCCCTTAATCTCTCCTGAGGTTGCCCAAGACCATGGGGGAATCTAGAAGGAAATCTTGAGTTCAGGCTCCAGACCTAGCCATCTCTCCTAAGAGTTCTCTTAGCATGAGAAGACATCCACTAAGCCCTGGAGCAAGAAGAAGGAAGCAGAGACAATGTGCCAAGTCTCGGTGGCTTCTGAAGGGTCCAGGATAGGGAGTAACAGGGCTGGCACAATGTCCATCGCAAGCTGGACAGGACAGTAGGGATAGCTGCCTGCCTTTGCAGGATAGAATTCTTCAGAGCAGGGTAGGGCAGCAGGAAGGCACAGCCTCACCCCTTTGCTCTCCTGGTTGCAGTATTAAAACCACGAGTTACTCTGTGCttaactctgtgccaggcacttacTAGATAAATGCTCTGCCTGCACTGTATCAATCATCACAGAAGCCTTAAGGAAAGACTGTTATTTtccagatgagtaaactgaggatcagagaggaAAACGGCTTGCCTGAGGTCATACAGTTagaaaatggcagagccaggatccaAACTCAGGTCTGTCTGAATGTAAAGGCCatgctcataaccattattggGGGGAGAGAATGGTGAGTGATGCTGGGTTTGTGAACTAACGTGGGTTAAGAACCCAAGAAGAAGCCCAAAGGAAGGGATGGTATCTAACCCTAGTTTAGGTGGCACAGGGGACATGATGGGGAAGATGGAGCTGGCTGGGTCTCTGTGTGTGTTGGGGGCTGATGGCCGGGAAGGGGCAGGGTGTTAAAAGGTGGGTATGGGAGAAGGGagcagaagaggagggaaaagagaatgaaaggaaTAAAGGAAGACAAGACCAACTTGAAGGCTCCCAGGCCAGCTCTTAGGAACTCAGGTTTCCTGTCACCTGATGGGCCCAGTGCCCAGGCTGCCAGGGGAGCCTTGCTCACTGGGCCCCATGGGCATGCAGTTAGTGGGATTCCCAGCAGGTTAGCCCTTCCCCTAGCAAGCCAGCGAGAGCAAGTGGAGAGAGCAGATATATTTACCATTAGAAACGGCCTGAGTGGGGATGTGCTGCTCTAGCCGCCTTTCCCCTGTTTGACATTGTGAAAAAAGCATTTAGATGCTGGGCAGGAGCCACTGGGGCCCTCTGGGCCTTAGAACCCTCCCCAGCGCCTCTTCCACCCAATAAGCCCAAAACACTAGCCCCAAATGATGAACCCTGACACCCTTACAACAGCTTCACTCCTCAGCCTTGTCCTACCTGGTACACTCAAAGAAGCCAGGCTCCCACCAAGTGACTGAAAAACAGTCTCAGAGAGGAGCACCCATAACCACACAGTGCACCACAGGCAAAGCTGGGATGCCACCTTGTGTCTTACAAACTGCCAAATCCCAGATTCAAGAGGGTGCTCGCCCTTTCTGCTAAACTCTACAGTTCTCTCATTCTCCCCCCTAAATCCAGATGTTCTGATGACCCCAAACAATGACATTTTCTCTTACCAAGGCTGGCAAGAAAAATAAGATACAGGGCAAAGGAAAATAAGTACTATTGTAAGTTCTattagagaagaggaagaggaactaGGAAAGAACACAGCTGTAAACCTAGAATAGCCTCATAGCCTCATTTGGTCTCTGCTGCCTCCCTGGC belongs to Nycticebus coucang isolate mNycCou1 chromosome 9, mNycCou1.pri, whole genome shotgun sequence and includes:
- the SCUBE3 gene encoding signal peptide, CUB and EGF-like domain-containing protein 3 isoform X1 encodes the protein MGSGRVPGLCLFVLLVHARAAQHSKAAQDVDECVEGTDNCHIDAICQNTPRSYKCICKSGYTGDGKHCKDVDECEREDNAGCVHDCVNIPGNYRCTCYDGFHLAHDGHNCLDVDECAEGNGGCQQSCVNMMGSYECHCREGFFLSDNQHTCIQRPEEGMNCMNKNHGCAHICRETPKGGIACECRPGFELTKNQRDCKLTCNYGNGGCQHTCDDTEQGPRCGCHVKFVLHTDGKTCIGERRLEQHIPTQAVSNETCAVNNGGCDSKCHDAATGVHCSCPVGFMLQPDRKTCKDIDECRLNNGGCDHICRNTVGSFECSCKKGYKLLINERNCQDIDECSFDRTCDHICVNTPGSFQCLCHRGYLLYGVTHCGDVDECSINRGGCRFGCINTPGSYQCTCPAGQGRLHWNGKDCTEPVKCQGSPGALKAMLSCNRSGKKDTCALTCPSRARFSPESENGFTVSCGTPSPRAAPSRASHTGNSTSSNHCHEAAVLSVKQRASFKIKDAKCRLHLRNKGKMEEAGKIPGPGGAPCSDCQVTFIHLKCDSSRKGKGRRARTPPGKEVTRLTLELEAEVRTEETTAACGLPCLRQRMERRLKGSLKMLRKSINQDRFLLRLAGLDYELAHKPGLVAGERAELMESCRPGQHRAGAKCVSCPQGTYYHGQTEQCVPCPAGTFQEREGQLSCDLCPGSDAHGPLGATNVTTCAGQCPPGHHSVDGFKPCQPCPRGTYQPEAGRTLCFPCGGGLTTKHEGAISFQDCDTKVQCSPGHYYNTSIHRCIRCAMGSYQPDFRQNFCTRCPGNTSTDFDGSTSVAQCKNRQCGGELGEFTGYIESPNYPGNYPAGVECIWNINPPPKRKILIVVPEIFLPSEDECGDVLVMRKNSSPSSITTYETCQTYERPIAFTARSRKLWINFKTSEANSARGFQIPYVTYDEDYEQLVEDIVRDGRLYASENHQEILKDKKLIKAFFEVLAHPQNYFKYTEKHKEMLPKSFIKLLRSKVSSFLRPYK
- the SCUBE3 gene encoding signal peptide, CUB and EGF-like domain-containing protein 3 isoform X2; this translates as MGSGRVPGLCLFVLLVHARAAQHSKAAQDVDECVEGTDNCHIDAICQNTPRSYKCICKSGYTGDGKHCKDVDECEREDNAGCVHDCVNIPGNYRCTCYDGFHLAHDGHNCLDVDECAEGNGGCQQSCVNMMGSYECHCREGFFLSDNQHTCIQRPEEGMNCMNKNHGCAHICRETPKGGIACECRPGFELTKNQRDCKLTCNYGNGGCQHTCDDTEQGPRCGCHVKFVLHTDGKTCIETCAVNNGGCDSKCHDAATGVHCSCPVGFMLQPDRKTCKDIDECRLNNGGCDHICRNTVGSFECSCKKGYKLLINERNCQDIDECSFDRTCDHICVNTPGSFQCLCHRGYLLYGVTHCGDVDECSINRGGCRFGCINTPGSYQCTCPAGQGRLHWNGKDCTEPVKCQGSPGALKAMLSCNRSGKKDTCALTCPSRARFSPESENGFTVSCGTPSPRAAPSRASHTGNSTSSNHCHEAAVLSVKQRASFKIKDAKCRLHLRNKGKMEEAGKIPGPGGAPCSDCQVTFIHLKCDSSRKGKGRRARTPPGKEVTRLTLELEAEVRTEETTAACGLPCLRQRMERRLKGSLKMLRKSINQDRFLLRLAGLDYELAHKPGLVAGERAELMESCRPGQHRAGAKCVSCPQGTYYHGQTEQCVPCPAGTFQEREGQLSCDLCPGSDAHGPLGATNVTTCAGQCPPGHHSVDGFKPCQPCPRGTYQPEAGRTLCFPCGGGLTTKHEGAISFQDCDTKVQCSPGHYYNTSIHRCIRCAMGSYQPDFRQNFCTRCPGNTSTDFDGSTSVAQCKNRQCGGELGEFTGYIESPNYPGNYPAGVECIWNINPPPKRKILIVVPEIFLPSEDECGDVLVMRKNSSPSSITTYETCQTYERPIAFTARSRKLWINFKTSEANSARGFQIPYVTYDEDYEQLVEDIVRDGRLYASENHQEILKDKKLIKAFFEVLAHPQNYFKYTEKHKEMLPKSFIKLLRSKVSSFLRPYK